The DNA segment ACGGCCGCAGCCGAGTCCAGATCCACTTGGCGAGAAGCTCGGACGTCGGATTCGAGAGCCCGTCGATCTCGTTCAGGTAGTTGTGATCGAGCTGCGCGTGCAGGGGCGCGAACGCCGTGCGCAGGTCGTGGAAATCGCAGATCCAGCCCGTGTCCTTGGCGGGCTCGCCGCGCACGTGGATCTCCACGCGGTACGAGTGCCCATGCAGCCGGCGGCACTTGTGGCCCTCGGGCGTGTGCGGCAGGAGATGCGCCGCCTCGAAGCTGAACTCCTTGTAGATGTCCATCGCGCGTGACGTCCTA comes from the Deltaproteobacteria bacterium genome and includes:
- the queD gene encoding 6-carboxytetrahydropterin synthase QueD, with the translated sequence MDIYKEFSFEAAHLLPHTPEGHKCRRLHGHSYRVEIHVRGEPAKDTGWICDFHDLRTAFAPLHAQLDHNYLNEIDGLSNPTSELLAKWIWTRLRPSLPSLCKVIVKETCTSGCIYTGD